The DNA sequence agtactcgaacTGATTTTGTAGTAAAATGTTTAACGGTTAAGTTTTgataaatacttaaataaagaGGTATGAATATTGATGTGTGTAAAATGATATCTGTTTGATTTACGGTGACTTAAATGAGTTTCTGATGAGATGGGTGCATCAAACGAGATATTTTGACATAATGGTGGcaagtttaatatatataaacccCGTTTTCttatgggttaattatctagttggtcactgaagtgggcttaatgtatcaagttggtcactgaactcaaaacggtatcaagatagtcactgaagtggctataaatatcaaacaagtaccttgaaacatgagttcaagtaataaaaatattatttataaagtttcaCACATCATTTTTCAATGTTATCACAACCAACtgaaaggttatgacttctagtatttatcataatatatttagattttatcaagtttatttattatttatttttattatatagttattttctttgttttaattaaaaaaattataaataaatttgataaaatctaaatatattatcataaataatagaagtcataacctttcaGTTGATTGTGATAACATTCAAAGATGatgtgtaaaactctataaataatatttttattacttgaactcatatttcaagatacctgtttgatatttatggtgactttagtgaccatcttgataccgttttcagttcagtgaccaacttgatacattaagcccacttcagtgaccaactcgataattaacccgttttctttgacaatgcaggcttatatacCTTAAGCATtaatatctgttctaataattctcagCATGAGCCAGAGGCGAACCCGAgtgtcccgggacaacagaggataagcccaccactgggctatccgtTTTCTTATTAAGCTTATTAGGTATACTTTCTTTCACTGTAGAGACACAACATCAGTCATCAGAAACTGGGAAGCCAAAACAGGAGAGAAGCGAAGCGGCTGGGAATATAAAAAGCCATCCAATAAACTAGAAACGCTTGTTGCTGAGATTATGATTTAACCGTCACTTGCGATTTAACGTGACTTATAATTTAgcgtgattttttttatatgacaagTTGAGAGCTTAAAATCTctaattttaacttattaataatttatgagttattaaaaatataataataaaagtaaaaatgatttatgagtaatttataatttagaagtactatttataaaaaaaagtcaaaagaaaaTTAGTCACCGTAAAAGGTACTTCaaactaatttataataaagCCTTGAGAACTTATGATCTCTCCCTGGTGTTCCTCAACCTAAAAATCTTAGGAAATTGGGAGATAACATAGAAATATCAACATTATTACTATATCAACATTCATATgataataagaagaagaaaccAGAAGAGTCTTAAAACattacaaataacaaaatatcacACCAAGCAATACATCAACCAGAATAATCTAAACAAATTCAACAAAACACTAAAGCATCACTTCCACCTCCCTTGTGGCTACTACTTCCCACCATTATCATTAACTGGATAATACTTTCATTCATCCATTTCCAATTCCCATTCTGAAGATTCATGCGACCTCAAAGATGATGCAGCCCACTTGATTCGTTTGAATCCTGTGAGTGAAACCAAGCTTTTCGTATACCTTAAAAATGTGGAAGGTGCATAGTTAGGATAACTAGGGACTTTTGTGGTTAATTTCTTGTTCGAGTTATACAATAACCGCTCATCACCAAACAGTAAGAATTGAATATTGTTAAAAAGACCCTCAACATTGTCAAACGACACACCTACATCAAGACCGAGCACTTTAGTCCATGATGCCTCAAGTCCACCGCCAGAAAGACATGCCTCATTGTCTAATGTCCACAAGTTAATCTTCTCGCTGCCCCTAATATTATCATAAGAAATGAAGGCAATAGTATCCTTGTATTGAGCGATGTGCGTTCCACGACAACTCTTAACATCATCAGAACCAACAGGGAgcttaatatcacaaataaacaCCTCTTTGTTTAAATCAAAAGCAATCATACCTTTGATATAGTATCCCGTTGCTAACAGAAATCCGTGAAAGCATACATGAAATTCAACATGTCCGGAGATATTAATAAGCTCGTGCTTAATCTTTCGCCAATCATTTCTGTTTGAAGAATAGACCTCGGCACATCCAGATATAACTTTAACAACTTTAAAATCCAAGTCAATGTTATCAAACCCAAAGCCTGAAGCAACACCATATATAGTATCATCGGGTATAGTATAAAGGGGAATGAGCTTGGACTGCTTAGTGGCAGGATTCCAAAGATagaaatcataattatttttggCAGCACGCCATCTGTAGACACAAACCGAAACACAAACAATACCACATTCCGAACCAATAAGTTGAGAGTAGGCTGGCTTAAAGGGATACTCACCTTGCGAGTAAGGGAAATGCAAATTCTCTAAAATGCGACTCGAATCGAGGTGATAGAGTGAGAATTGGCCGTCCTCTTCGTCGTCGGGGTCGCCTGATTCATGGTGAACGATGAGGATTTGATCATCTTTAGGAGCAATTGCGAGATATGATAAGGCGAAACGATGACTGGAAATAATGGACAACCATGTTTTGGACACCGATTTGAATCGGAGTAACGACTCCAACGGAAGGCGGAGGAAAATCTCAGTCCACAGATCATCAGTGAAATTACTCATAACCAGTTCCCAGGGTTTTGATGCTCCCTTACTCCTGTTATTTTCATCCATATTCAAAGAGCTTTGCCgcaaaattagggtttagaaATAAAAGAATCGAGATGAAGGAGTGTTTTCTGATTATAGAGACACAGGTACAAGAATTGGGATGCTAAAAGAGGCCAGAAGCCAAGCGGCTGGGAAGATCATAATGGGCCGGGttgtgatttaaatttaaatattgtttttaaatcaATTCTGAATTTAAACGGATTTTTGGTTGGTGGActttaattggttatatatattgaGTGGAGTTTTTTGGGGGACAAAAAATTGTGGAGTCTTGGAGACCACCCTTATAGCCATTGGATGGAAACAAAATCCAACGATCCACCTTATATCCGCGCTCATAGATTTTTtgatactttttaaaaataaaaaaagaaaacacaTAATGGGTGTATACAGTTCTGCAGTTCCGATTTGAGCGGTTATCAAAATCCCGCAAACAGCTCTCTTGTGGAAATCCGCCGTTACGGAGCAAGCGAGGCACAAAATCTGGATACTCTCTTTCTTATTCAAAGCGATTTCTTTGTTCTTCAGAGAACATTGACTTGTCCTGTACAAACAAGTGCGGCACCGGTGAGTACCGAGTCGAAATATAGTCTAGGTACTGCACTTTTGCCTTGTCCTAGATTATCTTGTAACTGTGTTCTGCATGTCAATTTTAAGGTATTATATGTTTATGACATGGGTCTTTTTATCTCTCACTGCGTTTTCGATTAGCATTCGGCGATTTGATTAGAGGcgattgtgtttttttttattggacAAAGAAGGGGTTGCATATCAGTGTTTGATGCTAATTCTTTGTTGttaatgtatattttattaattttgcgGAACAAAAGTTTGTGGTACATCACTGATTCAATTCAATTTGATAAATGTTCTGCATTTCGAGTGTCGCGAAGCTTATGACCAAATTGGGGTTTTAAGAAAATGTTGGTACTATGTATGACTGATGAGTTTGTGACGGTCTATAATCTTTCAAGTCTTGCACTGGGGAAATTGTTTttaaagtattattttttttgggtgGGGGACTATGTGATGAGTTTACAACAGGGCGATTAGTAGCGTGCTGCAAAGGATTGCATTTTATTTTGAGTATCATATGATAAAGATGTTTTGTTCTGAAGTCATTAAGCAGGTCAAGTGATGCACTTTGTGTTGGAGTAATTCGAATGTATTTCTTAAGTCCTGCAatgattcaaatttttgtaaGTTGTTGTTTTAATTTGTAGCTTCCTTTAATTTGTATGTTTGTACCGCTTGATATTCTATGTTGTTTGGCACGTATCCCGttctctaaattttattttacatatcGATGCTGGATTGCAGATTATCAATTTCCATCGGCTTAGGTTTGCATGACTAATCTTTTTCCTTTCACATGTAGAATATTTCTCTTAAACAAAGTTGTTACTTGAGGGTGCATTTATCCATTTATTATTATGAATCCATCGGTGTGTGCAAATGTTAGGGGTAGGATCCAATCAAATTCTGCGCATTAAAACAAAGAAGCTTGTCAGGATATAGGCTGCTTTTTACCTACATATTCCGtgttgtatttatataattgagATTCTTTATAAAAGCAATTGCACATACACATGTATCCAGTATTTAATGGAATGTCATTGTCTTTCAGAAGCTTGTAGGTTCTTTTAGGTGTCCATTATACAGGCTTATATATACTCTCTTGAAATCTTGTTTTAGCTGATGACATGTAGAAAATGCAGGACACGTGTTATTTCTACTAATCCCAGGGGAAGAGTTTTTTGAATGATGACACTCCATGTTTTTGTCTTGGTGCAGGGAGAAAGCGCAGCAGCAGGCTTATTGGAAGCCCTTGAGTGTTTAATTGGCTGAAGAAGCAGCC is a window from the Daucus carota subsp. sativus chromosome 8, DH1 v3.0, whole genome shotgun sequence genome containing:
- the LOC108197728 gene encoding F-box/kelch-repeat protein At2g43445 isoform X2 yields the protein MDENNRSKGASKPWELVMSNFTDDLWTEIFLRLPLESLLRFKSVSKTWLSIISSHRFALSYLAIAPKDDQILIVHHESGDPDDEEDGQFSLYHLDSSRILENLHFPYSQGFGFDNIDLDFKVVKVISGCAEVYSSNRNDWRKIKHELINISGHVEFHVCFHGFLLATGYYIKGMIAFDLNKEVFICDIKLPVGSDDVKSCRGTHIAQYKDTIAFISYDNIRGSEKINLWTLDNEACLSGGGLEASWTKVLGLDVGVSFDNVEGLFNNIQFLLFGDERLLYNSNKKLTTKVPSYPNYAPSTFLRYTKSLVSLTGFKRIKWAASSLRSHESSEWELEMDE
- the LOC108197728 gene encoding F-box/kelch-repeat protein At3g06240 isoform X1 is translated as MDENNRSKGASKPWELVMSNFTDDLWTEIFLRLPLESLLRFKSVSKTWLSIISSHRFALSYLAIAPKDDQILIVHHESGDPDDEEDGQFSLYHLDSSRILENLHFPYSQGEYPFKPAYSQLIGSECGIVCVSVCVYRWRAAKNNYDFYLWNPATKQSKLIPLYTIPDDTIYGVASGFGFDNIDLDFKVVKVISGCAEVYSSNRNDWRKIKHELINISGHVEFHVCFHGFLLATGYYIKGMIAFDLNKEVFICDIKLPVGSDDVKSCRGTHIAQYKDTIAFISYDNIRGSEKINLWTLDNEACLSGGGLEASWTKVLGLDVGIRKAWFHSQDSNESSGLHHL